Genomic window (Acidobacteriota bacterium):
GGGCGACGCCAAAATGAGTCTCGACGGCGGCGCCATCCAGGCGATCTTCGGCACCGGCAACGTCGACGTCACGATTCCCTCCCGAAGTTGGCGTGGAAGGTTCGCCGACGTCCAGCTGACGAGTGGCACGATGAACGTCTTTTTGCCGCCGGGCCTGAACGCGATGTTCGACGCCGCAGTTCTCCGAACCGGAAATATCGGCAACACCTTTACCGAACTCAAGCCGCGAACGCGGAGCGACAAATTCGATGACAAATTGATGGTCGCCAAGGCCGGCGTCGGCGGCGTTCCGATGAAATTCACCGTCGGCGACGGGGTCCTGAATATCGCGCCAATCAAATAACTTTGCCGCGCAATCGGCGTTTGTTCCGGATTCCGCGATAGGATTCCCATCCCGGATCGTTGACGGATCTCGGCGCACGAAAACGCCAAACAATCGAAGTACCCGTCGTTTCCGCTTCGCATTCTCCGAGCTTCGGATCACCAAATCCGGATTTTCGCGCAAAGACCGGGAATTCTTCGATTTCGCCTCTCTTACGCGTCCGGCGTTTATCGGCGACTAATTTTCTTTCGCGATTTTTCTTTTCGCAAGCGATAGGCTATTTTTTAGTCTATGTCCATTAAGTCTGACATTTGGCTCCGCAAAATGGCGGAGGAAGAAGGGATGATCGCGCCGTTCTTGCCTGAGCTGGTGCGCGAATCGGAAGGCCGACGGATCATTTCGGCGGGTTGTTCGAGCTACGGCTACGATATGCGTCTGGCTGACGACGGTTTTCGCATCTTTTCCTCCGTTCACGCCAAGGAGATCGATCCAAAGCGCTTCGATGATCAGTTTTCGCTGATCGAACCGGTCCTTCAGACCTCGGATGACGGGGCGCAATTCTATCTGCTCCCGCCGCATCATTATGGACTCGGAGTAACGGTCGAAACGTTCAAGATGCCGCGCAACGTGACCGGCATCGCCCTTGGGAAATCGACCTACGCGCGGGCCGGTCTGCTCGTCAACACAACTCCGCTCGAAGCCGGTTGGACCGGTCGCCTTGTCGTCGAGATCGCCAACCTCGCGAATTTGCCGCTCAGAGTCTATGTGAACGAAGGAATCGGCCAGATCCTGTTCTTCCAGTCCGACGAAGACTGCGCCGTCTCGTATTCGGACCGTGGGGGCAAGTATCAGGGACAGACAGGATTGACGTTCGCAAAGGTTTAGGCAGCGATCTCCGTGAATCGGCCCGTTTCAACTGATCCCGGAGGTCCTCTGCCTTGCCGGATCTTTGTTTCGGAACAGTTGAGAGCGGATAGCTGAAAGTGGAGAGTGTCGTTTTCCGACGCACTTCGACGTTTGCGGACTATCATTGACGAATGCTGAAGATCGAAAACTACATCGGCGGAATGCTCGCGGCGCCGGTTTCTGGCGGATACCTAGACAATTACGATCCGGCGCGGGGCGAGGTCTATTCACTGATCCCGGATTCGGACGAAAACGACGTTGCCGCAGCCGTGCGTGCGGCGGGCGATGCGTTTCCAGCTTGGTCGACGACGCCGCACGACGAACGATTCGAGATACTGATGCGCCTCGTGCGGTTGATCGAGCGCGACCTGGAACCGCTTGCGGAAGCGGAGAGCGTCGATAACGGCAAACCCGTGAGCCTTGCGAAACGCGTCGACATTCCGCGCGCGGCGGCGAATTTCCGGTTTTACGCGACGGCGCAGATGCATCTCGCGAACGAGTCGCACGACACGGTCGGCCAGGCGATCAATTACACGCTGCGCCAACCACTCGGCGTGGTTGGCTGCATTTCACCGTGGAACTTGCCCCTCTACCTTTTCACGTGGAAGATCGCTCCGGCGATCGCGGCGGGCTGTACCGTTGTCGCGAAACCGTCTGAGGTTACGCCGATGACCGCGTATCTGCTTTCGAAACTATGCATCGAGGCCGGGTTGCCGGCCGGCGTTCTCAACATCGTCCACGGCACGGGACCGAAGACCGGCGCGGCGATCGTCTCGCATCCCGAAGTCAAGGCGATCTCGTTCACGGGCGGAACGGCCACCGGCGAATGGATCGCGCGCGAGGCGGCGCCCAAATTCAAAAAGCTCTCGCTCGAACTCGGCGGCAAGAATCCGAATATCATCTTCGCCGACTGCGATTACGAAGCGATGCTCGAAACGACGCTGCTGTCGTCGTTTTCGAATCAGGGCGAGATCTG
Coding sequences:
- a CDS encoding aldehyde dehydrogenase — its product is MLKIENYIGGMLAAPVSGGYLDNYDPARGEVYSLIPDSDENDVAAAVRAAGDAFPAWSTTPHDERFEILMRLVRLIERDLEPLAEAESVDNGKPVSLAKRVDIPRAAANFRFYATAQMHLANESHDTVGQAINYTLRQPLGVVGCISPWNLPLYLFTWKIAPAIAAGCTVVAKPSEVTPMTAYLLSKLCIEAGLPAGVLNIVHGTGPKTGAAIVSHPEVKAISFTGGTATGEWIAREAAPKFKKLSLELGGKNPNIIFADCDYEAMLETTLLSSFSNQGEICLCGSRIFVERPLYERFKKDFVERSKALKVGDPRAAETNLGAIASKAHFEKILSYVELAKSEGGVILCGGRSVRVDGFGGWFIEPTVIEGLTFDCRTNQEEIFGPVVTIQPFDTDDEVLKYANSVRYGLAATVWTENLTRAHRLAAKLESGIVWINCWLLRDLRTPFGGVKDSGMGREGGFEALRFFTEEKNVCIRVLEK
- a CDS encoding dCTP deaminase; translation: MSIKSDIWLRKMAEEEGMIAPFLPELVRESEGRRIISAGCSSYGYDMRLADDGFRIFSSVHAKEIDPKRFDDQFSLIEPVLQTSDDGAQFYLLPPHHYGLGVTVETFKMPRNVTGIALGKSTYARAGLLVNTTPLEAGWTGRLVVEIANLANLPLRVYVNEGIGQILFFQSDEDCAVSYSDRGGKYQGQTGLTFAKV